Below is a genomic region from bacterium.
TTCTTCCCTGGCGCGGAACCGGATCAACATCATGATGATTTCGACCTCGGAGATTTCGATCTCCGTCATCGTCCGGGAAGCCCAAGCCGAGGACGCCGTCCGCGCCCTGCACCGGGAATTTATCGGATAAAAAATGGCTGACGATGTATCACCGCTGACGTTTCAGGAGACCATTCTCCGGCTGGAAAAATTCTGGTCGGAGAAAGGCTGCCTGATCCAGCAGCCCTACGACATCGAGGTGGGGGCGGGGACGATGAACCCCGCCACGTTCCTGCGCGCCCTCGGGCCCGAGCCCTGGAAGGTGGCCTACGTCGAGCCGAGCCGAAGACCGACCGATGGGCGCTACGGGGAAAACCCGAATCGGCTCCAGCACTACTACCAGTATCAGGTCATCCTCAAGCCCTCGCCCGAGAACGTGCAGGAGCAGTACCTCGAGAGCCTCGAGGCGCTGGGGGTCAAGCCTCTCGATCACGACATCCGCTTCGTCGAGGACGACTGGGAATCCCCCAATCTCGGGGCCTGGGGCCTCGGCTGGGAGGTCTGGCTCGACGGGATGGAGATCACCCAGTTCACCTATTTTCAGCAGGTGGGCGGGCTCGACCTTGATCTCATCTCGGCCGAGCTCACCTACGGCCTCGAGCGGATTGCGATGTACCTCCAGGGGGTGGAGAACGTCTACGACCTTGTGTGGGTGCGCGACCCCGGGGGGGGGAACGAAATCCGCTACGGGGATGTCCACCACCAGACCGAGGTGGAGTTCAGCCACTATAATTTCGAGGAGGCCGACACCGGGATGCAGTTCAAGGCCTTCGACATGTACGAGAAAGAGGGCCTCAGCCTCATCAAGAAAGGCCTGACGTTTCCCGCCTACGATCAGGCGCTCAAATGCTCCCATGCCTTCAACATCCTCGACGCGCGGGGGGCGATCGGCGTGAGCGAGCGCGCCCGCTACATCGGGCGCATCCGCCAGATGGCCCGCGCCTGCGCCGAGTCGTACCTCAAATCCCGCCACGAAAAGGAATTCCCCCTGATCCGGAACCCCGAAGACAAGAAATACTGGGTGGAGAACTATCGGGCGAAATTCGCGGCCGAGGTAGAGGGCGGCAAGAAGCAGAAGAAGAAACAGGGGGCGAAACGTGGGTAAGGAGCTCCTCTTCGAGATCGGCGTCGAGGAGATCCCCTCCGCCTACATGCCGGGGATGCTCCGATCCCTCAAAGAACTCGCCGAGAAAGCTTTCCGCGAGGCCCGGCTCGATTTCAAGGGTCTCACCGTCTGCGGGACGCCGCGCAGGCTCGTACTCCATGTCGCGGATCTTGCCGAGAAACAATCCCCCCTCAAGGAAGAGCTCCTCGGTCCACCCGTCTCCGCCGCGTTCGATGCCGAGGGAAACCCCACGAAGGCCGCCCTCGGCTTCGCCAAAACCCACGGCGTGGATGTCTCTGTCCTCAGCCGGAAGAACACGCCCAAGGGCGAGCGGCTCATGTATTTGCGGGAAGATGCGGGGATGTCCACCGACTTTATTTTAAGTTCTGCTGCTGAATGTCCCCTTATTTGGGGTGTCCTTTGGCAGCTTCCTGCACCTAAATCTATGCGGTGGGGAGAGGGACATCTAAAGTTTGTCCGACCAATTCACTGGGTTCTTGCTCTTTATGGAAGAAAACTCATTAATTACACGGGACCTGACCACGAGGAAGGCCCGCCTGTTCTGAGCTATCTTCCCCATTTTGGGAACACCACCCGCGGCCACCGGTTTATGGCGCAAAATAAAGAATTAAAAATCAGCAATTTCGCCGATTATCTCCAGAAACTGCGTGAGGCGCATGTCGAGCCGATTGTGGATGACGGCGAGGGAAATGGGCGCATCCCGATGGTCCGAAAAGCGGTGGAGGAGGCCGCCGAGAAGGCGGGCGGCGAGCTCGCGGCGGACCCGGAAGGCGTTACACGTCTGGTGGAGAAAGTCGCGCATCTTGTTGAATGGCCTTTTCCGGTGGCCTGCGCGTTCGAGGAAAAGTTCCTCGATCTGCCCGAGGAGGTGATCATCACCACGCTGGAGACCCATCAGCGCTTCTTCGCCATCCGGAAGAAGGGGGGCGGGCCGCTTCTCCCCGATTTCGTGGGGGTCAGCAACACGAAGGCCCGCGATATGGCGGTCGTCGGGCGGGGCTATGAGCGCGTGGTGCGCGCCCGGCTGGAGGATGCGGATTTTTACTGGAAAAGGGACCTCGAAACCCCCATCGAGGAGATGGCCGAGAAGCTCAAGGAGGTGGTCTACCACCCCAAGCTCGGGACGAGCTGGGAGAAGATGGAGCGCTTCGCCGCGCTGGCCGGCTGGCTCGCGGATCATCTCTTTCCGGGAGATGCGGCGCTCAGGGGACAGGTCGTGGACGCCGCCCGCCTCTGCAAGGCGGACCTCACGAGCGGGATGGTCTATGAGTTCCCCGAACTGCAGGGGGTGATGGGGGAGCGCTACGCCGCCCGCCAGGGGGTGGACCCAGCCGTATCGAAGGCGATACGTGAGCACTATCTCCCCCGCGGGGAGGGAGATGCGCTGCCTGAGGGAGACGCGGGCGCCCTCGTCGGTCTCGCCGATCGGATGGACACTCTGGCGGGGATGCTGGGGCTCGGCTACGTGCCCACCGGTTCGGAGGACCCCTTCGCGCTCAGGCGCGCGGCGAACGCCATCATCCAGATTCTCTTCGCGAAGGGCTACCGCCTCTCGCTGGCCGATTTCGCCGGGCGCGCCTTGGCGGGCCTTGAGGGCAAGGTGGCCGGGACCGCAGAAACCGGACAGCGCGTGTCCGATTTTCTGCGGAACCGCGTCGGGGCGGCCCTCGCCCGGGAGGCGGCTGCGGGGGATCTGGTGGAGGCGACCCTCTCGGCGGGGGGCGGGCACGGCTGGCACGATCCGGTGGACGCCCGGGCCCGCCTGCGGGTACTGCACAAGCTCTCCCGGAGCGCGGATACCTTCGAGCCGCTGACGACGACCTTCAAGCGGGTGAGCAACATCGTCCGCCAGGCTCGTGAGGAGGGTCT
It encodes:
- the glyS gene encoding glycine--tRNA ligase subunit beta produces the protein MGKELLFEIGVEEIPSAYMPGMLRSLKELAEKAFREARLDFKGLTVCGTPRRLVLHVADLAEKQSPLKEELLGPPVSAAFDAEGNPTKAALGFAKTHGVDVSVLSRKNTPKGERLMYLREDAGMSTDFILSSAAECPLIWGVLWQLPAPKSMRWGEGHLKFVRPIHWVLALYGRKLINYTGPDHEEGPPVLSYLPHFGNTTRGHRFMAQNKELKISNFADYLQKLREAHVEPIVDDGEGNGRIPMVRKAVEEAAEKAGGELAADPEGVTRLVEKVAHLVEWPFPVACAFEEKFLDLPEEVIITTLETHQRFFAIRKKGGGPLLPDFVGVSNTKARDMAVVGRGYERVVRARLEDADFYWKRDLETPIEEMAEKLKEVVYHPKLGTSWEKMERFAALAGWLADHLFPGDAALRGQVVDAARLCKADLTSGMVYEFPELQGVMGERYAARQGVDPAVSKAIREHYLPRGEGDALPEGDAGALVGLADRMDTLAGMLGLGYVPTGSEDPFALRRAANAIIQILFAKGYRLSLADFAGRALAGLEGKVAGTAETGQRVSDFLRNRVGAALAREAAAGDLVEATLSAGGGHGWHDPVDARARLRVLHKLSRSADTFEPLTTTFKRVSNIVRQAREEGLFRTDDDSLGMDVSEALLQEKAEKRLASEIRDREDRVREALASIGASRRDDPDELESVYLSTSASVTEIRPAVDEFFDEVLVMAEDVALRKNRLVLLAKVASLFAPLADFSKVQGRSQ
- the glyQ gene encoding glycine--tRNA ligase subunit alpha codes for the protein MTFQETILRLEKFWSEKGCLIQQPYDIEVGAGTMNPATFLRALGPEPWKVAYVEPSRRPTDGRYGENPNRLQHYYQYQVILKPSPENVQEQYLESLEALGVKPLDHDIRFVEDDWESPNLGAWGLGWEVWLDGMEITQFTYFQQVGGLDLDLISAELTYGLERIAMYLQGVENVYDLVWVRDPGGGNEIRYGDVHHQTEVEFSHYNFEEADTGMQFKAFDMYEKEGLSLIKKGLTFPAYDQALKCSHAFNILDARGAIGVSERARYIGRIRQMARACAESYLKSRHEKEFPLIRNPEDKKYWVENYRAKFAAEVEGGKKQKKKQGAKRG